A stretch of Henckelia pumila isolate YLH828 chromosome 4, ASM3356847v2, whole genome shotgun sequence DNA encodes these proteins:
- the LOC140859989 gene encoding LOW QUALITY PROTEIN: elongation factor 2-like (The sequence of the model RefSeq protein was modified relative to this genomic sequence to represent the inferred CDS: inserted 1 base in 1 codon) produces MVKFTAEELRRIMDYKHNIRNMSVIAHVDHGKSTLTDSLVAAAGIIAQEVAGDVRMTDTRADEAERGITIKSTGISLYYEMSDESLKNYKGDRQGNEYLINLIDSPGHVDFSSEVTAALRITDGALVVVDCVEGVCVQTETVLRQALGERIRPVLTVNKMDRCFLELQVDGEEAYQTFQRVIENANVIMATYEDPLLGDVQVYPEKGTVAFSAGLHGWAFTLTNFAKMYASKFGVDESKMMERLWXENFFDPATKKWTSKNSGSPTCKRGFVQFCYEPIKQIINTCMNDQKDKLWPMLQKLGVTMKSEEKELMGKALMKRVMQTWLPASTALLEMMIFHLPSPSKAQRYRVENLYEGPLDDTYANAIRNCDPEGPLMLYVSKMIPASDKGRFFAFGRVFSGKVSTGLKVRIMGPNYVPGEKKDLYTKSVQRTVIWMGKKQETVEDVPCGNTVAMVGLDQYITKNATLTNEKEVDAHPIRAMKFSVSPVVRVAVQCKVASDLPKLVEGLKRLAKSDPMVVCTMEESGEHIVAGAGELHLEICLKDLQDDFMGGAEIIKSDPVVSFRETVLERSCRTVMSKSPNKHNRLYMEARPLEDGLAEAIDDGRIGPRDDPKVRSKILSEEFGWDKELAKKIWCFGPETTGPNMVVDMCKGVQYLNEIKDSVVAGFQWASKEGPLADENMRGICFEVCDVVLHADAIHRGGGQVIPTARRVVYASQLTAKPRLLEPVYMVEIQAPEQALGGIYSVLNQKRGHVFEEMQRPGTPLYNIKAYLPVVESFGFSSTLRAATSGQAFPQCVFDHWDLMSSDPLEAGSQAATLVADIRKRKGLKEQITPLSEFEDRL; encoded by the exons ATG GTGAAGTTCACAGCCGAAGAGCTCCGTAGGATTATGGACTACAAGCACAATATCCGGAACATGTCTGTCATTGCACATGTTGATCATG GGAAGTCCACTCTTACAGATTCTCTTGTTGCGGCTGCTGGTATCATTGCTCAGGAAGTAGCTGGTGATGTAAGAATGACAGATACCCGTGCAGATGAAGCTGAACGTGGTATAACGATCAAGTCCACTGGCATCTCTCTGTACTATGAAATGTCGGATGAATCTCTGAAGAACTATAAGGGAGATCGACAGGGCAACGAGTATCTCATCAATCTTATTGATTCTCCTGGACACGTCGACTTCTCTTCTGAAGTGACGGCTGCTCTTCGTATCACTGATGGTGCTCTTGTTGTGGTGGACTGTGTTGAAGGTGTGTGTGTCCAGACAGAAACTGTTCTACGACAAGCACTGGGAGAAAGGATACGGCCTGTCTTGACTGTTAACAAGATGGACAGGTGTTTCTTGGAACTCCAGGTGGATGGGGAGGAGGCATACCAAACTTTCCAGAGGGTCATTGAAAATGCAAATGTTATCATGGCCACGTACGAGGATCCCCTTCTTGGAGATGTTCAGGTTTACCCGGAAAAAGGTACGGTTGCTTTCTCCGCTGGGTTGCATGGCTGGGCATTCACCTTGACGAACTTTGCGAAGATGTATGCCTCAAAATTTGGTGTGGATGAGTCCAAGATGATGGAAAGGCTCT GAGAGAACTTCTTTGATCCTGCCACTAAGAAGTGGACTTCCAAAAATTCTGGCTCTCCTACATGCAAACGTGGATTTGTTCAGTTTTGTTATGAGCCCATCAAGCAAATCATCAACACTTGCATGAATGATCAGAAGGACAAGTTGTGGCCGATGCTGCAGAAGCTTGGTGTTACGATGAAATCGGAGGAGAAGGAATTGATGGGGAAAGCACTGATGAAACGTGTCATGCAAACCTGGCTCCCTGCTAGTACCGCCCTATTGGAAATGATGATATTCCATCTCCCATCACCCTCCAAGGCTCAAAGGTACCGTGTGGAGAACCTGTACGAGGGGCCTCTTGATGATACATATGCTAATGCCATTAGAAACTGTGATCCTGAGGGACCTCTCATGCTCTATGTGTCCAAGATGATTCCAGCCTCTGACAAGGGTAGGTTCTTTGCTTTTGGTCGTGTATTCTCCGGCAAGGTGTCGACGGGTTTGAAGGTTAGGATCATGGGTCCAAACTATGTTCCTGGGGAGAAAAAGGACTTGTACACAAAGAGTGTCCAGAGAACCGTTATTTGGATGGGCAAGAAGCAGGAGACTGTTGAAGATGTTCCGTGTGGGAACACTGTGGCCATGGTCGGTCTCGATCAATATATTACTAAGAATGCTACCTTGACCAACGAGAAGGAAGTCGATGCCCATCCTATTAGAGCCATGAAATTCTCTGTCTCACCCGTCGTGCGTGTTGCTGTCCAGTGTAAGGTTGCATCCGACCTACCTAAACTTGTTGAAGGTTTGAAGCGTTTGGCCAAGTCGGATCCTATGGTTGTCTGTACTATGGAGGAATCTGGGGAGCACATCGTCGCTGGTGCTGGAGAACTTCATCTTGAGATCTGCTTGAAAGACTTGCAGGATGATTTCATGGGTGGTGCCGAAATTATAAAATCAGACCCGGTTGTGTCTTTCCGTGAGACTGTTCTTGAGAGATCTTGCCGCACTGTGATGAGCAAATCACCTAACAAACACAACCGTTTGTACATGGAAGCTAGACCGTTGGAAGATGGACTTGCTGAGGCAATCGATGATGGCCGTATCGGTCCAAGAGATGATCCCAAGGTTCGTTCGAAGATCTTGTCAGAAGAGTTTGGTTGGGATAAGGAGCTGGCGAAGAAGATTTGGTGCTTTGGTCCTGAAACCACGGGTCCAAATATGGTGGTAGATATGTGTAAGGGAgttcagtacttgaatgaaaTTAAGGATTCCGTTGTTGCCGGTTTCCAGTGGGCTTCAAAGGAAGGTCCATTGGCTGATGAAAACATGAGAGGTATTTGCTTTGAGGTGTGTGATGTTGTTCTTCATGCTGATGCCATACATAGAGGTGGTGGTCAGGTTATTCCAACAGCAAGGAGGGTTGTTTACGCATCACAACTCACTGCGAAGCCTCGCCTTTTGGAACCGGTGTACATGGTGGAGATCCAAGCTCCGGAGCAAGCTCTTGGTGGAATTTACAGTGTCTTGAATCAGAAACGTGGGCACGTCTTTGAAGAAATGCAGAGGCCGGGAACTCCTCTTTACAATATCAAGGCATACCTACCTGTTGTTGAGTCATTTGGTTTCTCAAGTACCTTGAGGGCTGCGACCTCTGGTCAGGCATTCCCCCAGTGTGTGTTTGATCACTGGGACCTGATGTCGTCTGATCCATTGGAGGCAGGATCTCAGGCAGCCACTCTGGTAGCTGACATCCGGAAGAGGAAAGGTTTGAAGGAGCAGATCACGCCCCTCTCTGAATTCGAGGACAGGCTATAA